A genomic segment from Nicotiana sylvestris chromosome 1, ASM39365v2, whole genome shotgun sequence encodes:
- the LOC104211526 gene encoding uncharacterized protein, producing the protein MKPSKNENEVASTVKATTKYAFVALGAIGKGRGKGLKSICSLGLSGPDIPFSPSTDQVMQYNQIVEIRVVAKGRGRGLRSMCSLGVFGMRLMNKNSLVLEKGNIQTNLLMML; encoded by the exons ATGAAACCATCAAAGAATGAAAATGAGGTGGCATCCACTGTGAAAGCTACTACTAAATATGCATTTGTTGCACTAGGTGCTATAGGGAAGGGACGAGGGAAAGGGCTTAAATCTATATGCTCTTTAGGGTTATCTGGACCAGATATTCCATTTTCTCCATCTACTGATCAAGTTATGCAATACAACCAAATTGTTGAAATTC GTGTAGTAGCGAAGGGACGAGGGCGAGGGCTTAGATCTATGTGTTCTTTGGGAGTATTTGGAATGAGACTAATGAATAAAAATTCATTGGTTCTTGAGAAAGGGAATATACAAACTAATCtactgatgatgttatga